One Rhodococcus jostii RHA1 DNA segment encodes these proteins:
- a CDS encoding acyl-CoA dehydrogenase family protein, which translates to MTQTLEPTSTETADVDASRPNREVIGKATALIPLIRQYADQGSADRRAAPEVMAALEAEGLFKLFVPRRYGGYEENLRTAMETVAEVAKGDGSTAWAVALLNVCTWFGTTFSQQAQDDVFGANPDAKCCGIFTPGSKAERVEGGYIVSGQWPYSSGSFAADWGTLGIALDVEEGEDPRALALIPKDAWTIKPTWFVAGMKGSGSDTIVVEDHFVPDHRIQRFVAMREADFATPYKSTERNSNMAFIPVAALILVGAQLGLARHAMELTLEKLPNKRVAYTRYTAAKNSPTHQLGVAAAATKFNMAELLMQQATADIDNAAARGELPDLITRGRIRNNTGIIAELVKDGIDILMTTNGAGSFADANVLNQIWRDAEIAGRHAYVTPEVGKEVYGRLLIGADDALTMDV; encoded by the coding sequence ATGACTCAGACGCTCGAACCCACCAGCACGGAGACCGCCGACGTCGACGCCTCGCGTCCGAACCGGGAGGTCATCGGCAAGGCGACCGCGCTCATCCCGCTGATCCGCCAGTACGCCGACCAGGGGTCCGCTGACCGGCGTGCCGCGCCGGAGGTGATGGCCGCGCTGGAGGCCGAGGGCCTGTTCAAGCTGTTCGTGCCCCGCCGCTACGGCGGCTACGAGGAAAACCTTCGGACCGCGATGGAGACGGTCGCCGAGGTCGCGAAGGGCGACGGTTCCACGGCATGGGCGGTCGCACTGCTCAACGTGTGCACCTGGTTCGGCACCACGTTCTCGCAGCAGGCGCAAGACGACGTGTTCGGCGCGAATCCCGACGCCAAATGCTGCGGCATCTTCACGCCCGGTAGCAAGGCCGAGCGGGTCGAAGGCGGTTACATCGTCAGTGGCCAGTGGCCGTATTCGTCCGGATCGTTCGCCGCGGACTGGGGCACCCTGGGTATCGCCCTCGACGTCGAGGAAGGCGAGGACCCGCGTGCGCTCGCGCTCATCCCCAAGGATGCGTGGACGATTAAGCCGACCTGGTTCGTGGCGGGGATGAAGGGATCGGGCAGTGACACCATCGTCGTGGAAGACCACTTCGTCCCGGACCACCGAATTCAGCGGTTCGTCGCAATGCGCGAGGCGGACTTCGCCACCCCGTACAAGAGCACCGAACGCAACTCCAACATGGCGTTCATCCCGGTCGCCGCGCTGATTCTCGTCGGCGCGCAGCTCGGTCTGGCTCGGCATGCGATGGAGCTGACACTGGAGAAACTGCCGAACAAGCGGGTGGCCTACACCAGGTACACGGCGGCGAAGAACTCGCCGACGCATCAGCTCGGCGTGGCGGCGGCCGCAACGAAGTTCAACATGGCCGAGCTCCTGATGCAGCAGGCCACCGCCGACATCGACAACGCCGCCGCACGTGGTGAGTTGCCCGACCTGATCACCCGCGGGCGGATCCGGAACAACACCGGGATCATCGCGGAGCTCGTCAAGGACGGGATCGACATCCTGATGACCACCAACGGGGCCGGCTCGTTCGCCGACGCGAACGTCCTCAACCAGATCTGGCGCGATGCAGAGATCGCGGGGCGGCACGCCTACGTCACCCCCGAGGTCGGCAAAGAGGTCTACGGGCGCCTGTTGATCGGCGCGGACGACGCACTCACGATGGATGTATAG
- a CDS encoding Dabb family protein translates to MSDHPTITLPPSAVVHSVTISWKDGVGPDHGVRVAAALNSYAVTVPGLLFYHAGPDLGLRENTADFGIVALFDNRDNYVTYARDAQHQAIIAELVAPNARERISAQAAFSGSLPLSPSTPVNT, encoded by the coding sequence GTGAGCGATCACCCCACCATCACCCTTCCGCCGAGTGCGGTGGTACACAGCGTCACCATCAGCTGGAAGGACGGGGTCGGTCCGGACCACGGGGTCCGGGTCGCGGCCGCCTTGAACAGCTACGCGGTCACGGTGCCCGGCCTGCTGTTCTATCATGCCGGACCCGATCTCGGGTTGCGGGAAAACACTGCGGACTTCGGCATCGTCGCGTTGTTCGACAATCGCGACAACTACGTGACCTATGCCCGCGATGCGCAGCATCAGGCCATCATCGCCGAACTCGTCGCACCGAACGCCCGGGAAAGGATCTCCGCCCAAGCAGCTTTCAGCGGCTCACTCCCTCTCAGCCCAAGCACTCCGGTCAACACCTAA
- a CDS encoding antibiotic biosynthesis monooxygenase family protein, whose translation MIYEHAYVTTDADKSAEFEEAFARAKKYLLDANGGKTVELVRSVDHPGLYLLRVGWDSVEAHTEVFASSTNGKLLGEAIGHYFVKIPHVIHFEDTTI comes from the coding sequence ATGATCTACGAACACGCCTACGTCACAACCGATGCCGACAAGAGCGCCGAGTTCGAAGAGGCCTTCGCTCGGGCGAAGAAGTACCTTCTCGACGCCAACGGCGGCAAGACTGTCGAGCTCGTGCGCAGTGTAGACCATCCTGGTCTCTATTTGCTGCGCGTCGGCTGGGACTCCGTCGAAGCCCACACCGAAGTGTTCGCGTCGTCGACGAACGGGAAGTTGCTCGGTGAGGCGATCGGCCACTACTTCGTCAAGATCCCCCACGTCATCCACTTCGAGGACACCACGATATGA
- a CDS encoding 3,4-dihydroxy-2-butanone-4-phosphate synthase, whose amino-acid sequence MTIELEAPPVRRSGRPAGTAAALSETVSRLALGETIVLCDGDRTMLAYSAATATVEQTAFVIRHTSGFLQIALPAPRCDRLLLPAAPTMFAGPPGVGYRQCIGVDAAYGVTTGISAADRTHTARTLADLRTPPGDLTRPGHLVVVAVDPGYRGRCPVPHLALRLADFGRNGLLFADLVDSTRPHDMADRNEAFLFADAHHLSIGMGDVWATYP is encoded by the coding sequence ATGACCATCGAACTCGAAGCACCCCCCGTCCGCAGGTCCGGTCGACCGGCCGGAACCGCCGCGGCCCTATCTGAGACGGTCTCTCGCCTCGCACTCGGGGAGACGATCGTATTGTGTGACGGAGACCGAACCATGCTGGCCTATTCGGCCGCCACGGCCACCGTCGAGCAGACCGCGTTCGTCATCCGCCACACGTCCGGCTTCCTGCAGATTGCCCTGCCCGCTCCGCGGTGCGACCGGCTTCTCCTTCCCGCCGCCCCGACCATGTTTGCCGGACCACCGGGGGTGGGTTACCGGCAGTGCATCGGGGTCGATGCAGCCTACGGGGTCACCACCGGAATATCGGCCGCCGACCGAACACACACGGCACGTACTCTTGCCGACCTCCGCACGCCACCCGGTGATCTGACCCGGCCCGGCCATCTCGTCGTCGTCGCCGTCGACCCCGGATACCGCGGCCGGTGTCCCGTTCCCCACCTTGCCCTACGGCTGGCGGACTTCGGTCGCAACGGTCTCCTCTTCGCCGATCTCGTCGATAGCACACGTCCCCACGACATGGCGGACAGGAATGAGGCATTCCTGTTCGCCGACGCACATCATCTGAGTATCGGCATGGGTGATGTATGGGCGACGTATCCTTGA
- a CDS encoding N-formylglutamate amidohydrolase — translation MNSFSILPGCPSSPVILHVPHASRTIPPQVRAQLLLDDAALDAELDEATDTDTDLIATLGADHARTHPWIVKNALSRLVVDPERFPDAAEPATVFGRGAVYTRACDGRRLRDEPFADTEGLLDEYFRPYARAVAELVTDRIVACGRAVIIDVHSYPERPSGFENPAAARPALCIGTDPLHTPDWLTSATRRAFLPLGEIAENTPYTGCYVPLNRYGHDERVSAVMVELRRDTYLPDDGRPGKQSVAQLGTCLAALIDTATEVGADV, via the coding sequence GTGAACAGCTTCTCGATCCTGCCAGGATGCCCGTCATCGCCGGTGATCCTGCACGTACCGCACGCCTCCCGCACGATTCCCCCGCAGGTCCGCGCACAGCTGCTGCTCGACGACGCGGCACTCGACGCCGAACTGGACGAGGCCACCGATACCGATACCGACCTGATCGCCACGCTCGGTGCCGACCACGCACGCACCCATCCGTGGATCGTGAAGAACGCCTTGTCCCGACTGGTCGTCGACCCCGAACGGTTCCCCGACGCAGCCGAACCCGCCACAGTCTTTGGCCGCGGTGCCGTTTACACCCGCGCATGCGACGGAAGGCGGCTCAGGGACGAACCATTCGCCGACACCGAGGGGCTCCTCGACGAGTACTTCCGTCCGTACGCCCGCGCTGTCGCCGAACTCGTCACCGACCGCATCGTCGCATGCGGACGAGCAGTGATCATCGATGTCCACTCCTACCCCGAACGCCCCTCCGGATTCGAGAACCCGGCCGCGGCACGACCAGCCCTGTGCATCGGCACGGATCCCCTCCACACCCCGGACTGGTTGACGAGCGCAACCCGCCGGGCCTTCCTGCCACTTGGGGAGATCGCTGAGAACACCCCCTACACAGGGTGTTACGTGCCGCTTAACCGCTACGGCCACGACGAACGCGTATCCGCCGTGATGGTCGAGCTGCGCCGGGACACCTACCTGCCCGACGATGGTCGCCCAGGAAAACAATCGGTCGCGCAGCTCGGCACGTGCCTTGCCGCACTCATCGACACGGCAACCGAGGTCGGCGCCGATGTGTAA
- a CDS encoding AraC family transcriptional regulator: protein MKHNETAHTGRQQRSDAEVAAIPKIGESSILCVTNDLDEFRASLNTVFYPADIGFVGSRTRVSSAELSAVRLNYLTIGRARFGSEARVDPGDLGTYHVNVPLEGSVVSVCGSQQMTATPQHAAVFSPNEHTILPRWDADATQICIKIDRAGLQGELAQLLGRPIDQRIRFDLALDLTTPAGARWLSLLNLLLSTLDDPGLVPTPGLAAHVNYLERALIAGLLVHHTHSMSAELNAPQPVRSPHAVQKVLDQFESVPGAQYTIGDLAAIAGIGARQLQKLFQDQFGMPPSVYLRHLRLDGVRHDLLLGDENTTVGHTAFKWGFNHLGRFANSYEDKFGESPSHTLRAAIRKTH, encoded by the coding sequence ATGAAGCACAACGAGACAGCACACACTGGGCGGCAACAGAGATCGGATGCCGAGGTGGCGGCGATCCCCAAGATCGGGGAAAGCAGCATCCTCTGCGTCACCAACGACTTGGATGAGTTCCGAGCCAGCCTGAACACCGTCTTCTACCCCGCCGATATCGGTTTCGTCGGGAGTCGAACGCGGGTGTCGAGCGCCGAACTCTCCGCCGTCCGGCTGAATTACCTCACCATCGGCCGCGCCAGGTTCGGCAGTGAAGCGCGAGTCGATCCCGGGGATCTCGGCACCTACCACGTCAATGTTCCGCTCGAAGGTTCAGTGGTTTCGGTGTGCGGTTCCCAGCAGATGACCGCCACACCGCAACACGCCGCGGTCTTCAGCCCGAACGAGCACACAATCTTGCCGCGGTGGGATGCCGACGCCACTCAAATCTGCATCAAGATCGACCGGGCGGGCCTGCAGGGGGAGTTGGCGCAACTACTCGGGCGCCCGATCGACCAGCGGATCCGCTTCGACCTCGCCCTCGATCTGACGACCCCCGCCGGCGCCCGATGGCTGTCTCTGCTCAATCTCCTGCTCTCCACCCTCGACGACCCCGGCCTCGTCCCGACCCCCGGCCTCGCCGCCCACGTGAACTACCTCGAGCGGGCCCTCATCGCGGGTCTGCTCGTCCACCACACCCATTCGATGAGCGCCGAACTGAACGCACCCCAGCCGGTCCGCAGCCCCCACGCCGTGCAAAAGGTCCTCGACCAGTTCGAGTCCGTCCCCGGCGCCCAATACACCATCGGCGATCTTGCCGCCATCGCCGGAATAGGTGCCCGTCAGCTGCAGAAACTCTTCCAGGACCAGTTCGGAATGCCCCCATCGGTCTACCTACGACACCTCCGCCTCGACGGTGTCCGACACGACCTCCTCCTCGGCGACGAGAACACCACCGTCGGTCACACCGCCTTCAAATGGGGCTTCAATCACCTGGGCCGATTCGCCAACAGTTACGAGGACAAGTTCGGAGAATCGCCGTCTCACACGCTGCGTGCGGCGATCAGGAAAACACATTGA
- a CDS encoding flavin reductase family protein codes for MNQNTSRVAPAQIDPMMFRRSMRHVPTPVAIVATTSDGNPVGLTVGSFTSVSLEPALVTFFVDTQSTTWPRMEDSDTFAINILGHGGGERCRSFSGKGVDRFAGVEWTPSDNGDPILAEASVVFECVKHSSRLLGDHLQVVGEVSKLHVLREELPLVYHQGTFLNLDHLVSA; via the coding sequence ATGAACCAGAACACTTCCCGAGTCGCGCCGGCACAGATTGATCCGATGATGTTCCGCCGCTCCATGCGGCACGTGCCCACACCGGTTGCCATCGTGGCCACCACCTCCGATGGTAATCCGGTCGGCTTGACCGTCGGGTCGTTCACATCCGTGTCGCTCGAGCCGGCGCTGGTCACCTTTTTCGTGGACACGCAGTCGACCACGTGGCCGCGGATGGAAGACTCGGATACCTTCGCTATCAACATCCTCGGCCACGGCGGCGGCGAACGGTGCCGATCCTTCTCCGGCAAGGGAGTCGACCGCTTCGCCGGCGTCGAGTGGACTCCCTCGGACAACGGCGACCCGATTCTCGCCGAGGCGTCGGTTGTCTTCGAATGCGTCAAGCACTCCAGCCGCTTGCTCGGTGACCACCTCCAGGTCGTGGGCGAGGTGAGCAAGCTGCACGTTCTGCGCGAGGAACTGCCGCTGGTGTACCACCAGGGCACCTTCCTCAACCTCGACCACCTCGTCAGCGCCTGA
- a CDS encoding MinD/ParA family ATP-binding protein: MTPTVDVEITSKTTARATLADANVPPMNLEAHESKTLSTVVHEFLHNMAQAQGVDVEVVYRTAKDTRFLTVGPDGKAEERAPSMPLPIITEAPPGPVVEPVSTPRGGPVVVAAEQMAYEAAPQPVDASTPSRVGQRPTGPVTGPIKGPLDVRPQLSAPHVTPDDSPDVVSPARKGLRGTLNTLGFKLPPKSGSSEERARRTAAVTGRYIATIGRQVDADATIVVLNPKGGVGKTPLLLGIADTLAMYRPATSIVAFDVSDSGGGLADRAAVGADHGPDVWDVLEHAEELTAPGVRASALGRFTIRQPTGVEIVPGYRRIAAAAIDRHACEILASVLRRHRQLLLVDTGNNTNSSAWQWATEADVVVIPVPLRGTIPGTVAEMIDDLAGVAPEVLDRVLMLITEGPDDDPETEFDDVENFIRGGIAPDRFVRIPYDRLLHSGRINYPQLQPKTRTALIAAAAKVVELLSTIDPTAGGLIDTTKLHSIARPQPITRIRS, from the coding sequence ATGACGCCGACTGTCGATGTCGAGATCACCTCCAAGACTACTGCCCGCGCCACCCTGGCGGACGCCAACGTGCCTCCAATGAATCTGGAGGCGCACGAAAGCAAGACGCTCTCCACTGTTGTGCACGAGTTTTTGCACAACATGGCGCAGGCCCAGGGCGTTGATGTCGAGGTGGTCTACCGGACAGCCAAGGACACTCGGTTCCTGACCGTCGGCCCGGACGGGAAGGCAGAGGAACGTGCTCCGAGCATGCCCCTGCCGATCATCACCGAGGCCCCACCTGGACCGGTTGTGGAGCCTGTCTCCACGCCTAGGGGTGGGCCGGTGGTGGTGGCGGCCGAACAGATGGCCTACGAGGCTGCCCCGCAACCCGTCGATGCCTCTACACCATCCCGGGTGGGGCAGCGGCCGACCGGGCCGGTCACAGGCCCGATCAAGGGTCCACTGGATGTGCGCCCGCAGCTCTCCGCGCCGCACGTAACCCCCGACGACTCACCCGACGTGGTTTCGCCCGCCCGCAAAGGACTGCGCGGCACCCTCAACACGCTCGGTTTCAAGCTCCCCCCAAAATCGGGATCCTCCGAGGAACGCGCACGCCGCACCGCCGCTGTGACAGGTCGGTATATCGCTACCATCGGCCGGCAGGTGGACGCCGACGCGACGATTGTGGTACTCAACCCCAAAGGAGGCGTTGGAAAGACACCGCTGTTGCTCGGCATCGCCGACACCCTCGCGATGTACCGGCCGGCGACCTCGATTGTCGCCTTCGACGTCAGCGACTCCGGCGGCGGCCTCGCTGACAGGGCCGCAGTCGGCGCCGACCACGGACCCGACGTATGGGATGTCCTCGAACACGCCGAAGAGCTGACAGCCCCCGGAGTGCGGGCCAGCGCGCTGGGAAGGTTCACGATCCGACAGCCCACCGGCGTCGAGATCGTGCCCGGCTACCGGCGGATCGCTGCCGCGGCTATCGACCGCCACGCCTGTGAGATCCTCGCCTCGGTCCTGCGCCGGCACCGACAGTTGCTGCTCGTCGACACCGGCAACAACACAAACTCCTCGGCATGGCAGTGGGCCACCGAAGCCGATGTCGTCGTCATTCCTGTCCCCCTGCGCGGCACGATTCCCGGCACGGTCGCCGAGATGATCGATGACTTGGCGGGTGTGGCACCAGAGGTCCTCGACCGAGTGCTGATGCTGATCACCGAAGGTCCCGACGATGACCCGGAAACCGAATTCGACGACGTGGAGAACTTCATCAGGGGCGGCATCGCGCCGGACAGGTTCGTGCGCATTCCCTACGACCGGCTGCTGCACAGCGGCCGCATCAATTACCCGCAACTCCAGCCGAAGACCCGAACAGCGCTGATCGCCGCCGCCGCGAAGGTCGTCGAGCTGCTGAGCACCATCGACCCCACCGCCGGGGGACTGATCGACACCACCAAATTGCACTCGATCGCCCGCCCACAGCCCATCACCCGTATCCGCTCGTAA
- a CDS encoding maleylacetate reductase, translating into MLPDPFSYTALPMRVVFGRGLEPLAAEVEHLGIRRAVIISTPGPKPVVAAVTRIVGEAVVGVLAEAVMHVPVEVVDRCVQVSGDLDADGYIAVGGGSAIGLAKALALRTGLPIIAVPTTYAGSEMTPVWGITDNRIKRTGRDQAVLPRAVVYDPALSTDLPVDISVASGMNAIAHAVEGLYAPDRSPIVSLMAREGARALAAALPRVVDDPHDLPSRGEALYGAWLCGAVLGTTTMSLHHKLCHVLGGTFNLPHAHTHAIVLPHVLAFNAPFAADMVVALTDVFGDGEPWTALWNLQRSLPMPTALADIGFSATEIGEVARQVTASPYANPRPVTEDDVRVLLQRALVGHAPHPSTDMPVPSQS; encoded by the coding sequence ATGCTCCCTGACCCCTTCTCCTACACCGCTCTGCCGATGCGTGTGGTGTTCGGACGCGGACTCGAGCCACTCGCCGCCGAGGTCGAGCATCTGGGGATCCGCAGGGCGGTGATCATCTCCACCCCCGGACCCAAACCGGTCGTCGCGGCCGTGACCCGGATTGTCGGCGAGGCGGTCGTCGGGGTGCTCGCCGAGGCCGTGATGCATGTTCCGGTCGAGGTCGTCGACCGGTGCGTCCAGGTCAGCGGGGACCTGGACGCCGACGGCTACATCGCGGTGGGAGGCGGCTCCGCGATCGGGTTGGCGAAAGCCCTTGCCTTGCGCACGGGCTTACCAATCATCGCTGTCCCGACCACGTATGCGGGGTCGGAGATGACCCCGGTCTGGGGAATTACCGACAACCGGATCAAACGCACCGGCCGGGACCAGGCTGTCCTTCCCCGGGCGGTGGTCTACGACCCGGCCCTGTCCACCGACCTGCCGGTGGACATTTCGGTCGCGAGTGGGATGAATGCCATCGCCCACGCCGTGGAGGGGCTGTATGCCCCCGATCGCTCCCCCATCGTGTCCCTGATGGCCCGTGAAGGGGCCCGGGCCTTGGCCGCCGCCCTGCCACGCGTCGTCGACGACCCCCACGACCTGCCGTCGAGGGGCGAAGCACTGTACGGCGCATGGCTCTGCGGGGCGGTGCTGGGCACCACCACGATGTCGCTGCACCACAAGCTGTGTCATGTTCTCGGCGGCACATTCAACCTGCCGCACGCGCACACCCACGCGATCGTGCTGCCGCACGTGCTGGCCTTCAACGCACCGTTCGCCGCCGACATGGTCGTGGCGTTGACCGATGTCTTCGGTGACGGCGAGCCGTGGACGGCACTGTGGAATCTGCAACGCTCACTGCCGATGCCGACGGCCCTGGCCGATATCGGATTCTCCGCAACCGAGATCGGCGAGGTCGCACGCCAGGTCACCGCGAGTCCGTACGCCAATCCCCGTCCCGTCACCGAAGACGACGTTCGAGTGCTGTTGCAGCGCGCCCTTGTCGGGCACGCACCGCACCCGTCGACCGATATGCCCGTCCCGAGTCAGTCCTGA
- a CDS encoding dioxygenase produces MTSTHTGDVDIATLTDEVIRSFDGTPNVRTKAIVTALVRHLHNFVREIEPSLPEWETAIEFLTAVGKKCDPVRQEFVLLSDVLGVSMLVETINDQQAPGATDSTVLGPFHMTESPARQLGDTIDEVGAPQHLLVTGTVRSTQGEPLPHATVDVWQCNEEGFYDVQQPDLQPAGNGRGLFTTDQQGRFWFRTVTPSHYPIPTDGPVGELLHATGRHPYRPAHIHFIAAAPQHRPLTTHIFMPGSPYLDSDAVFAVKHSLVGDMGTADAEHAAQFGVEIGSPLATVDLVLAPAAPGGTDAP; encoded by the coding sequence ATGACATCGACGCACACCGGCGACGTCGACATCGCGACCCTCACCGATGAAGTGATCCGGTCGTTCGACGGCACCCCCAATGTCCGGACCAAGGCCATCGTGACGGCCCTGGTGCGCCACCTGCACAACTTCGTCCGAGAAATCGAGCCGTCCCTCCCCGAGTGGGAAACCGCGATCGAGTTCCTGACCGCGGTCGGGAAAAAATGCGACCCGGTACGGCAGGAATTCGTCCTGCTCTCCGACGTCCTCGGCGTCTCGATGCTCGTCGAAACGATCAACGATCAGCAGGCACCCGGCGCGACGGACAGCACCGTGCTCGGCCCCTTCCACATGACCGAATCCCCGGCCCGACAACTCGGTGACACCATCGATGAGGTCGGTGCCCCGCAGCACCTACTGGTGACGGGAACAGTGCGCAGCACGCAGGGGGAACCTCTCCCGCACGCCACGGTCGATGTGTGGCAGTGCAACGAGGAGGGCTTCTACGACGTCCAGCAACCCGATCTCCAGCCGGCCGGCAACGGGCGCGGCCTGTTCACCACAGACCAGCAGGGACGGTTCTGGTTCCGCACCGTGACTCCGAGCCACTACCCCATTCCCACCGATGGGCCCGTGGGGGAACTGCTCCACGCCACCGGCCGGCATCCGTACCGGCCGGCGCACATTCACTTCATCGCCGCGGCCCCCCAGCACCGCCCGCTGACCACCCACATCTTCATGCCCGGCAGCCCATACCTGGACTCCGATGCCGTCTTCGCGGTCAAACACTCCCTCGTCGGGGACATGGGCACAGCCGATGCCGAGCACGCGGCACAGTTCGGGGTCGAGATCGGCTCCCCTTTGGCCACAGTCGATTTGGTGCTGGCCCCCGCCGCGCCTGGGGGCACCGATGCTCCCTGA
- a CDS encoding cutinase family protein, translating to MPARRSRTRRTVALIATATVAGGGVALTAPAIVNAAPMNCATAFNLFIPGTWETNEHADPNRPVGMLAPIAEAIKAKNGARAQVYTLPYMARAFDNGHTYADSKANAVSKATAVLKNYTDKCPDAKITITGYSQGSDAAGDLASAIGNDQGPVDADRVLGVALLADPGAGTKGAATVGPKTSGQGIAGPREQGMGKLSGRVASICDPKDLYCSIQKGANPFLGSLGSILSKTTGAADGGDGNAAVATALTSDFTGADLPGLGSNLDALGKQLRDTGGSVDVNQIADTATALSKTLSPLAELLQSGAANSAATGNLAAALAGTPENAAAQVLTTASHADLTGALDSVATIANTAAKLSTSGTTTLSSTDPQISQLSTTAASLGSQIAPVATTPADALSTASSVLSVLKPTVVVEQALNVVTGITALDIPKILHSLIVLPQKIAAGDVRGARDAARELNVQFAPLVKMAAAADLKWVSQILSIIPDPTGYTQIAALVTSILGNVDVIKLANIAGQAQEIAWAAADKLFPPPGVLPDPLGAAAQTAALIPLGLELASVAANMLTGKASKTDPALLGKQANPVGNAITTQAQTLDLAGLAGSVSTMARSQGAEDLAAVVGEGLNAASFFASGAHQSYQTLVVDNAGRNAIQWVSDWLNLQITRAV from the coding sequence ATGCCCGCCAGACGTTCGAGAACGCGTCGCACCGTCGCGCTGATCGCCACTGCGACCGTCGCCGGCGGCGGCGTCGCGCTTACCGCACCCGCGATCGTCAACGCCGCCCCGATGAACTGCGCGACGGCGTTCAACCTGTTCATCCCCGGCACATGGGAGACCAACGAGCACGCCGACCCAAACCGGCCGGTGGGCATGCTGGCTCCCATCGCGGAGGCGATCAAGGCGAAGAACGGTGCCCGCGCGCAGGTATACACGCTGCCGTACATGGCGCGCGCGTTCGACAACGGCCACACCTACGCCGACAGCAAAGCCAACGCGGTCAGCAAGGCCACCGCCGTGCTGAAGAATTACACCGACAAATGCCCGGACGCGAAGATCACCATCACCGGATACTCCCAAGGTTCCGACGCCGCAGGTGATCTCGCGTCAGCAATCGGAAACGATCAAGGACCCGTCGATGCCGACCGGGTCCTCGGTGTGGCCCTGCTCGCCGATCCCGGTGCCGGTACGAAGGGCGCCGCGACGGTTGGGCCGAAGACCTCCGGGCAGGGGATCGCCGGTCCCCGGGAACAGGGCATGGGCAAGTTGTCGGGGCGGGTCGCCTCGATCTGTGACCCGAAAGACCTGTACTGCTCGATCCAAAAGGGTGCCAACCCGTTCCTCGGATCGCTCGGGTCGATTCTGTCGAAGACCACAGGCGCCGCCGATGGCGGAGATGGCAACGCGGCGGTCGCCACCGCGCTGACGTCGGATTTCACTGGCGCCGACCTGCCCGGTCTCGGCTCGAATCTGGACGCTCTCGGAAAGCAACTGCGCGACACCGGCGGCTCCGTCGACGTGAACCAGATCGCCGACACTGCGACCGCGCTGTCGAAGACCCTCAGTCCCCTGGCCGAGCTGCTCCAGTCCGGGGCCGCAAACAGTGCCGCCACCGGCAACCTCGCCGCAGCCCTGGCAGGCACGCCGGAAAACGCCGCCGCGCAGGTCCTCACCACAGCCAGCCACGCGGACCTGACTGGTGCGCTGGACTCGGTGGCCACAATCGCGAACACCGCGGCCAAGCTTTCGACTAGTGGCACCACCACGCTTTCCTCCACCGACCCTCAGATCTCGCAGCTCTCCACGACCGCCGCGTCACTCGGTAGCCAGATCGCCCCTGTGGCAACCACACCCGCAGATGCCCTATCGACCGCGTCGAGCGTGTTATCGGTCCTCAAACCGACAGTCGTCGTCGAGCAGGCCCTTAACGTGGTCACCGGCATCACCGCCCTCGACATCCCGAAGATCTTGCACAGCCTGATCGTGCTCCCACAGAAGATCGCCGCCGGCGATGTCCGCGGCGCCCGGGACGCCGCCCGGGAGCTGAACGTGCAGTTCGCGCCGTTGGTGAAGATGGCCGCTGCTGCCGATTTGAAGTGGGTCTCCCAAATACTCTCGATCATCCCAGACCCGACCGGCTACACCCAGATCGCAGCGCTGGTCACCAGCATTCTCGGCAACGTCGACGTGATCAAGCTGGCCAATATCGCCGGCCAGGCCCAGGAAATCGCCTGGGCCGCCGCGGACAAACTCTTCCCACCGCCCGGAGTGCTACCCGACCCGCTCGGTGCCGCGGCGCAGACCGCGGCGTTGATCCCCCTCGGCCTCGAACTCGCCTCGGTGGCCGCGAACATGCTCACCGGCAAAGCCAGCAAGACCGACCCCGCGCTACTGGGCAAGCAGGCCAACCCGGTGGGCAACGCGATCACCACGCAGGCCCAAACTCTCGACCTCGCAGGCCTGGCCGGATCAGTGTCCACGATGGCGCGCTCGCAGGGGGCCGAGGATCTCGCCGCGGTCGTCGGCGAGGGCCTGAACGCAGCCAGCTTCTTCGCCTCCGGTGCCCACCAGAGCTACCAAACCCTGGTCGTCGACAACGCCGGCCGCAATGCCATCCAGTGGGTCTCCGATTGGCTGAACCTGCAAATCACCCGCGCCGTCTGA